The genomic DNA GAACATCGTCGTAAGACTGCGACTGAAGGGCGAGGCCCAGCGGACGTTCGGCCCAACCCGCCAGTCGGACGCCCTGCCCAACCCATTCACCCTCGAGATGCTGGACGTGGTTCAGAAGGTGCTCCGGTGCCGCAACCACTACGAGGTGCTGCGCGTTTCGCATCACGCCACCTACTCGGAGGTGAAGCGGGCCTACCACAAGCTGGCCCTGCGCCTCCACCCGGACAAGAATAGGTCACCAGGGGCGGAGCAGGCCTTCCGTCGGATCAGCCAGGCGGCGGACTGCCTCACGGACTGCCAGAAGCGGACCGAGTATAACATGGCAACGGCAGTGGGTGACTGCCAGGGGCAGGGGAACGAAGTCAACGAGGAGGAGCAGGCCGACCTGGACTCTGAGCATCGCAGGCCGTATCAGGCGGCCAACCAGCGGATGCCACAGCGACAGTCGCTCTACCAAACAGAGCAGCTCGTAATCGGAGTGCTGGCTGCACTGGTTTTCCTCTTCATCACCATGCACTATATAGCAGCCGCACCTGCTTACAGTTTCACGCAGACCAGGTGAGGAGCTGAGGCTGCTACTCGATAGTATATGCAAACCCAATCTTCTCCAGAACCCACAGTTTTCGTCGCGTCAGTCAGACGCATCAAATAACCTACTATCTCGACCCAAAGAGTCTGGCGAAATACACAGAGCAGCAGTTAGTCAAGCTGGAATCGGAAGTCGAGCAGGTTTACATCTCTGATCTCAAGCAGAACTGCAAGCAAGAGCGAACTTTGCGTGAGTTTGGCCCGAACTCTGACAAATGCCAGGGATATTTAACTACTTCTCCTTCCAGGGGAAACATTGCTGCTCAGGGCGAGGCAGGGAAACAATCGTAAGCTGCTCCAACATGCCAGCCAGATGCCCACTCCGGCCTGCCAGGCTCTGCTCCAACTGGGAAAATCTGGCAGCAGCACCCCCCTGCTGCTGGAGAATCGGTCTTTGCGAGAGCCAGACCATTTGAATCAGGACTAGGAAGGGATGTTGTGTCAAGTCATTGTGTTGCTAGAAGAGGCTTGGTGTGGAAATAAAGCAGTAGTTTGTAAAAACGTTTAAGGTTGTTTAATTGAAGAGACATCAACTGGTTTCAAAAGGTTTAATTAGTTAGCTTATCTAGCTTGTTTTCCAATTGTATGTTCATGTTAGTCTCTGCCgtaacaatattatttatatatatttacttctACACTGCCGCATTATTCTGAAATTCATATTTGTGatctaatattaaatttaatacctTACCCATtcaatatttatgattttttcttACATCACCCGTTATTCATGCTAAAATGATTATTAAGTTGAATGCGATGGTTCCCATGACTCCCATTTTCGGTGCCAAGCCTCTGCCTTCCACTTAACCCACATCCAATTCCAAACTTGCTGGGTGGCAGCAGGCCCGAAAAGCAACAAAACCGACTTTAACAACACAAATTGCACATGAATTAAACatgcaaaagccaaaaaaaaaaatgttttgcactagtttttctcatttttgtgccatttgctatttttgtatttggcCAAAGTCAGTGAATCGTTTAATGGAGAAAACAAAATACCACAGCGCACTGGATATAAAACGCAGGCCACCAGCAGcaaaaaatgaaggaaaatacgaaaataaaataaagcaattgCCCCAGAAATTCAAGCGAATAAATGCCTCGAACGAAGCCCGCTTCCGCAACGAAAAGCTAACGAACTTGCCACGGAACTCGAACTCGAACCCAATAGTTGGTTGGttagatggatggatggatggatggatggacgGATGGACGGACGGACGAATGGCATACTCTGAATACCAACGAGTACCAGTTACCAAAGCAAACATTCGGAGGCACGCAAAAGGCGGTGAGGCAGCAACCGAGACGCATTAAAGGAGCTGGGCCATCTCCTGCCAGCACCGACAGACGGAAGCACTGCCGCTTCCACTGCTGCTGATACTGCTACTGAACCTGTCCTCCTGCATCCCTCACCCTCGTCAACCTGTCACTCCATTGGGCGCCGCGACTCCGCCACCTGTCCAATTGCATTCAGTCAGCTGCGGCGGGCCAAACAAATGCCTGTTCCGAATATGCAGATGCATTGCCACTGGGTACTTTTACGCTAAAGGGGTATGCTGTAATCGTGAAACATATTTAATGAACCATAGATCTCTAAATAAGTGGGCATATTGACTTTTAGTTTATCAATATTTCATGTCGATGGTATCTACACTATCTTTATAACTGCCTGctcatataaatatatttatcgtAACCGTTCCGTAACCGGTAAAACCGAATAAAAACCGTAACCGTAATATGTTTTTGCCTAAACAGAACCTTGACCGAAATATATAGCAGTCAGAATGGCCGTTACCGATACCGAAATATTAGTATCGGTTCTGTAAAAATGtgttctttataaaaaaatacataagtCGTAAGCCGTCTTAACATTTTAATGTGATGATCCGGAAGTCTTTTcctttaaatgaatttttaaacattatatatcgtttaaaataaaaggaaaaaacgaaaataatattattttctttcttcttGAAACTCGGCACATTCTACTTGAAAAAATCTTATTCGCTCTTATCATTACTTATTTGCAATAATAGATAGTTATAATTttaggaattttatttttatttaaaccggTGCTATACCGGTACCATAGtaccaaatttttatttgttaaaccGAACCCGTATTCAAAATAGTTATATAGTTTGTAACCGTAACAGTAACCGAAACCGGTTTTTGATTCGGTTTTAATTCCTGATATTTATCAATcaacttattattattattgaaccCCTAATTCGCTGACTTATTGCTGAGTTGCATGTAAGTGAAAGACTCAGAGCCCGTAGTCTTTGATGCTGAAGCAATTGTGCTAGCCTGTGCTACATTTCCCTTGAACATTTCACCagaattattcaaaatattaatggtTTAATGTATTGAACAGACCGTCAACCACTTTCTACCAGAGTTACATACACCCAAATAATACGAGGTATCTTAGAGTCTGATCACTGGATGGTTACGCATCCACTTGTGTTCTCTAGAGCTGGGGTTACATTTCCAAGTGCAACTTGTCTGCGAGTTagtttgctgttgttgctattgctctTGTCAGGTTGCGTTGGCTGCTGTTATTGCGTcctttgttgctgtttctaTGCCAAATCGTGGATGCTGACACCGCTGGTGATgtggacgatgatgatgatgatgatgatgatggttgCCCGTCCGCCCAGTTGAAGGgttctttttgatttttgtttcacTTATTCATTATTTATGCTCCACAAAGTTTGTTGAATTGCCAACCGTCCAACCCCCGTCCACtcaatgttgctgctgttgctttcGCTATTGCTGTTGCCACCAACTGTCGCCAGTTGTGGAGGGCCGGAGTCTGGCCCTTGCCCTTCTTCcatcgtccttcgtccttagGCCTGCCGAAGTGCCTTATCGGAATGTATTTTTCAGCATGTGTGCTTGGCGTCAAAAAAGGTCTGACTGAAATCATAATATTGTGATAATGTTGGCCATAAAACGAAACGCTAGGCTCCTGGCTGTAAGCAGAGTatcacaaatttaaatttaaacgttCATGTTGGGTTTACCTAGAGGAATAATtccaaaagtttaaaatta from Drosophila gunungcola strain Sukarami chromosome 2R unlocalized genomic scaffold, Dgunungcola_SK_2 000012F, whole genome shotgun sequence includes the following:
- the LOC128255919 gene encoding dnaJ homolog subfamily B member 14, which encodes MARGKRIQKPEVETSAMGIRQRRRLCVDQVVSDLCLGDYEQALLRINKELEGMPDHAEVMALLELKNIVVRLRLKGEAQRTFGPTRQSDALPNPFTLEMLDVVQKVLRCRNHYEVLRVSHHATYSEVKRAYHKLALRLHPDKNRSPGAEQAFRRISQAADCLTDCQKRTEYNMATAVGDCQGQGNEVNEEEQADLDSEHRRPYQAANQRMPQRQSLYQTEQLVIGVLAALVFLFITMHYIAAAPAYSFTQTRTHSFRRVSQTHQITYYLDPKSLAKYTEQQLVKLESEVEQVYISDLKQNCKQERTLRETLLLRARQGNNRKLLQHASQMPTPACQALLQLGKSGSSTPLLLENRSLREPDHLNQD